The following DNA comes from Streptomyces sp. NBC_00690.
GACGCTGTCAGATCGATCGGTGGTGGCGTATGTCGAGTCCCAGACGCAGGGTTACCTGGAGCGTGATCTCGCCTCCGTTCGTCCACTGGTGAGGGCCTACCATCAACTACAGACATCGGCACTGTCGCAGGCAGAGTCTGTGGCCATGATCAGTGAGGTACGAAAGGGCACCCCGTGACGACCGAACCATCCAATTGGATCAAGTCCTCATACAGTGGTAGCGGCGGTACCTGCATTGAGTGGGCCCCCAAGGACGTGAACGTCACCGGCATTGTTCCGGTACGTGACAGCAAGCGCCCGAACGGTCCCGTTCTGATGGTTTCCGCTTCGGCGTTCGCCGGGCTGGTCACCCTCGCACGGTCCGCGAACCTCTAGAACCGCACCGCTCCGGGCCCCGCCGTTCCCATCCTCCGGAGCGGCGGGGCTCACCCAAGTTCCGTGCAGGTTTGCCTTGATGTCTGATGCGGCGCTTCGCCCGTTGTTGCCCGCTAGCATCTGGACGAGGTGCGTGTGTTGGGCTGGATGACCCGCGATCGGGCGTGGTTGGGCCCGGAGTCCAACTGAATGAAATCGTCCATGATCGCTAGAATCACCGCAGGTCAGGAAGTGTGGTCCCCGCACGCGCGGGGGTGGTCCTGTGTCCTCCCGATTTGGAACGTTGAAGGCTGTGTGGTCCCCGCACGCGCGGGGCTCCCCCTCGACGACCCACCCCCGCGAACACCGCCCTACCCCCGCGCCCCTCGTCACCCCCTGTGCTTGGCTGGACCGCAGCCCCACCCCAGCTCACCCCCTCCCCCCCCCGGAGCCCCCATGCACCTCCTCATCCTCGGCGGTACCACCGAGGCCCGGCAGCTTGCTGAGCGGTTGCAGATGAGCGGGGTGGCGGGGCTACGGGTCACGAGTTCGTTGGCCGGGCGGGTGGCTCGGCCGCGGATGCCCGTGGGGGAGGTGCGGGTTGGGGGGTTCGGTGGGGTGGAGGGGATGGTGGCGTGGGTGCGTGAGCACGGTGTGGGGGGCATCGTCGATGCGACGCACCCCTTTGCCGAGAACATCAGCTTCAACGCTGCCCGGGCCGCCGCCATCACCCGCGTACCGCTGCTCGCACTGCGGCGGCCGGGTTGGACGGCCGGGGAAGGGGATCGGTGGCACTCCGTGGGGTCCTTGGTGGAGGCGGCTGAAGTGGTGCCGCGGCTCGGGGAGCGGGTGTTCCTGACCACCGGGCGGATGGGGCTCGCCGCGTTCGCCGGGCTGGAGCGGACGTGGTTCCTCGTCCGGTCCGTCGATCCGCCCGAGGCGCCGGGGCCGCCGCGGATGGAGGTGTTGTTGGACCGGGGGCCGTTCACCCTCGACGGGGAGCGGGAGGTCCTGCGCCGGCATCGGATCGATGTGGTGGTGACCAAGGACAGCGGTGGGGCGGCGACCGCGCCCAAGTTGGCCGCCGCGCGGGAGGGCGGGTTGCCCGTGGTGGTGGTGCGGCGGCCTCCCGCGCCCGAGGGCGTTGCGGTGGTGGGTACGTCGGATGAGGCCGCCGCCTGGGTGGTTCAGCTCTGTGCCGGCTCCGGGGCCTCCGGGTAGCGGCGCGGGGTCCACACGATTTCCGTTCCGTTGCCGCGCCGGACGGCCTGGGTCTGTGACGAGCCCACCAGCAGGACCGTGCGCATGTCGACCTCGGCCGGGTCGAGTTCGCCGAGCCGGACGATCCGTACGGACTCCTCCGGGCCGCCGATGTCCCGGCCCAGTACCACCGGGGTCTGCGGGGAGCGGTGTTCCAGGAGGAGGTCCCGGGCCTTGCCGACCTGCCAGGTGCGGCTGCGTGAGCCCGGGTTGTAGAGGGCGAGGACCAGGTCCGCAGCGGCTGCCGCCCGTAGGCGTTCCGCGATCACTTCCCAGGGCTTGAGCCGGTCGGAGAGCGAGATGGTGGCGTAGTCGTGGCCGAGGGGTGCACCTGCGCGGGCTGCTGCCGCGTTGGCTGCGGTCACCCCGGGGAGGACCCGTACCGGTACGTCGGCGTACTCGGGTTGCGATGCCACCTCCAGTACCGCCGTGGCCATGGCGAACACTCCCGGGTCGCCACCGGAGACCACGGCCACCCGGCGTCCGCGTGCCGCGAGTTGGAGCGCGAATTCCGCCCGTTCGGCCTCGACGCGGTTGTCCGAGCCGTGGCGCTGCTGGCCGGGGCGCTCCGGTACGCGGTCCAGATAGGTGGTGTAGCCGACGAGGTCATCGGCCGCGGCGAGGGCTCCGCGGGTCTCGGGGGTGAGCCACAGCGGTCCCGCGGGGCCGGTCCCGACGACCATGACCTCACCGGTCGTCGCGGTGCGTACGGGCGCGTTCGGCATGGCGCCGATGCGGCTCGGCAGCACGGCGACCGAGAAGTACGGCACCGAGTCGGCCGCCACATCGGCGAGGAGGGCGGTGCGCTCGTCGGGCATGGTGGCGCGTTCGACGTAGCGCGCCTCGTGGAGGCGGTCGGTGCGCTCCAGGGCGTTGCGGACCTTGGTGAAGGTGCGGCCCAGTTTCATCACGACGGCCGAGTCGGTCGCGGCGAGCCGGGCCGCCAACTCCTCCTCGGGCAGGGTGCCGGGCAGGATGGTGAGCACCTCATCGGCCTCCACCAGCGGCTCTCCGAGGCGGGCGGCTGCCGCGCTGACCGAGGTGACTCCGGGGATGACCTCGGTGGGATAGCGGTGGGCGAGCCGCTTGTGCATGTGCTGGTAGGAGCCGTAGAAGAGGGGGTCGCCCTCGGCGAGCACGGCGACCGTGCGGCCGGCGTCGAGGTGGGCCGCGAGCCGATCGGACGCCTCTTCGTAGAAGTCGTCGAGTGCTCCTCGGTAGCCGCCGGGGTGGTCGGTGGTCTCCACCGTCAGCGGATACATCAGCCGTTCCTCGATCTGGTCCGCGCGGATGTGCTTCGCGGCGATCGAGCGGGCGATGGAGCGTCCGTGGCGGGCCGAGTGGTAGGCGACGACATCTGCGGCGGCGATGACCTCCACGGCGCGCAGGGTCATCAGCGAGGGGTCGCCGGGGCCGAGTCCGACGCCGTAGAGCCTGCCGGGGGCGGCCGGGGCGCCTGTCGAGGCTGGGGCGTGGTCGTTGGGGGCGTTCACGTTCACTCTTCCTCGCTGGCGATGGCGTTGAGTGCGGCTGCTGCCATCGCGCTGCCGCCGCGTCTGCCGCGTATCACCAGGTGCTCCAGGCCGGACGGATGGTCGGCGAGGGCGTCCTTGGACTCGGCGGCGCCCACGAACCCGACCGGTACGCCGATGATCGCGGCGGGTCGGGGTGCGCCCTCCTCGATCATCTCCAGCAGTCGGAACAGGGCGGTGGGGGCGTTGCCGACGGCGACGACGGCGCCTTCCATCCGCTCGCGCCACAGTTCCAGTGCGGCGGCGCTGCGGGTGGTGCCGAGGTCGGCCGCCAGTGCGGGGACGGTGGGGTCGGAGAGGGTGCAGATCACCTCGTTGTCGGCGGGGAGCCGTTTGCGGGTGACTCCGCTGGCGACCATGGCGACATCGCAGAGGATGGGGGCGCCCGCGCGCAGGGCTTCGCGGGCCTGTGCCACCACCTGGGGGGTGTAGGAGAGGTCGCGTACGAGGTCCACCATTCCGCAGGCGTGGATCATCCGTACCGCGACCTGGCTGACATCGGCCGGCAGGCCGGTGAGGTCGGCCTCGGCGCGGATGGTGGCGAAGGACTGGCGGTAGATCGCCGGTCCGTCCTTCTCGTACTCGTACACGGTGTGGTCTCTCTTCGGCGGGGACGGGGACGGTCGGGTCATCGGGGACGACGGGCGTGGGCCACGGTGTGGGCGAGGGCGGCGGCGGACGTGTCGGTGGGGACCGTGGTGCCGTGGGCGACGGGGGGTGGATCGCCGCAGACGCGGGTCACCCGGAAGCTGCCGTCGGGGGTGGCGAGGGCATCGACCCGGTCTCCCGGGGGGCGTCCGCAACGGCGTTCGCAGCCGGACCAGTAGACGGGGAGTTGGGTGAACCTCCCTGCTGTGGAAGGGAGTTCCCATGAGACCACGGCCTCGGCCATGGCGCGGACGTCGGCCGAGGACTTGGCGCATCCGGGCATGCCGATGCAGGCGCCGACACCGTTCCAGGGGGAGTCGGCCGTGGTGATCAGCCCGGTGGCGGCCAGTTCGTCGAGGGCGCTGCCGGCCTGGTCGCCTGGCATGCCGGTGACGATCACTCCGCGCCAGGGGGTGAGGCGCAGTTCGCCGTCGGGCGTCTTCCGGGCGGTGCTGGTCAGCCGTTCCCACTGGGGGCCGGTGAGGCGGCCGAGGGGGGCGCCGATGGAGAGCGCGGCCGGGGAGGTGGCGGCGGGGGCGCTGGGGCGGATGGCCTCAGCTGGGCCGCTCGGGCCGCGCGGGATGCACAGAAGGGACGGGAGGGATGGGAGAGACGGGAAAGATACGGAGGGCGGCGTGGGCGGGACGGGCGGGGTGGGAGTCGGTCGGGGGTCCGGTGGGGTGACGATTCCGTACGGGGGCGGGGTGGCGGTCTCTCGCCGGGGGTGCCGTCGGATGCCCGTCAGGGGGATGCCCGCCTTCGCGAGCCGTGCCAGGGTCCCTTCCCGCAGTCGTGCGCCGGTGTCAGGGAGGTCCCGTACGCGCCAGACCTTGGCCTCGGGTGTGAGATCGGCCGCATCCAGGAACGTTTCAGCACAGAGCAGCGCGGCCCGTGGAGCATCGTCCGAACGGGACAGCAGCAGTACGTCATCGCTGTCCCCGATCCGCAGTCCGGCGCCACCGTCGTGGTCCCTCGCGGTCCGTCCGGATGTCCCGGCGGCCAGCAGGGTCACATCCGCGCGCAGGGCGTCCACGTCCCCGCGTCCGTCGTCCAGGGCGAACAGGAAACGCCCCGACAGGGCCGCCGCCCGAGCGCTGGCGCAGAGCAGTTCGTCCAGTGCCCTCAACCAACCCCGTACGCCGGGCCCCGAGCCGCTTCCGTCCAGTCCGTCCAGTCCGGCCAGGGGCGAGGCCACGACGTTGCGCACCCGCTCATGGGTCGCGGACGGCAACAGCCCTGCATTTCCCAGGAGCTGGGCCAACTCTCCGCCGCACTGCTCGCCGAGTCCGCGCAACTGCACATTGCCCCGGGAGGTGAGGTGCAGTTCGCCGTCGCCCAGCCGTCTGGCCGCCGTCAGCAGTGCCTCGGCCTGCGCCGGGCGCAGCACACCCCCGGGTATCCGGATCCGGGCCAGTGCGCCGTCGTCCGCCCGGTGCAGCCGCAGGGAACCGGGGCAGGCGTCACCGCGCACCCCGGAGGGGGTCGTACCGGTGGCGCCGGCTTGGGCCGGGCGGGGTGAGGTGGGCATGTCGGCGAGCATACCGACCAGCCACGACCGTCATTTGGGACGGTATGAGCCACACCAGTAAGACGGTATGAACCGCACCGAAAAGGCGACCCTTACTATTTCGGGGACGGGCCACCCGGTCCGGCAACGCAGAAGGCGACAGCGGAGGAAGCCCGGTGTGAATCCGGCGCGGTCCCGCCACTGTGAGCCGGCCGGACGAAGGCAGTCGTCGGGGCGGCGAGTCAGGAACTCCCGTCGTCCGACACTGCCCGGGGCGTGGACACCCCGAGGAAGGCCCGATGCCGTATGCCGCACGCACCGAAGACCCCTTCTACCGATGGACCGGCCAGCCCCCCGAACCCCCCGGGCGACGCACCCGACATCGTCCTGTTGTCGACGTCCGACACCGATCTGCTCAGTGCCCGAGCCGCCGGTGGACCGGTCGGCTTCCGCTATGCCAACCCTTCCCGCACCGCCCTCGACGACCTGCCCGCGCTGCTCGAAGGCGCCGGGCTGGTCGTCGTACGACTGCTGGGCGGGGTGCGTGCCTGGGAGGACGGACTCGACCGGATCCGGGCCAGCGGTCTGCCGCTGGTGGTCCTCACCGGTGAACAGGCGCCCGACGCACAGTTGATGGCCGCCTCCACCGTCCCCATCGGCATCGCCGCCGAAGCCCACGCCTATCTCGCCCACGGCGGCCCGGCCAACCTGGAGCAGTTGGCGCGATTCCTCTCCGACACCGTCCTGCTCACCGGCCACGGTTTCGACCCGCCGGCACCCGCACCCTCCTGGGGGCGGCTGGAGCGCACGTCCGCTGCCGGGGACGGCCCCACCATCGCCGTCCTCTACTACCGCGCCCACCACATGAGCGGAAACACCGCGTTCGTGGACACCCTGTGCGGTGCGATCGAGGCGGCGGGCGGCCGGGCGCTGCCGCTGTACGTGGCCTCGTTGCGGGCGCCGGAGCCCGAGTTGATCGAGGAGTTGCGGGCGGCCGAGACGATCGTGACGACCGTGCTCGCAGCCGGTGGCACCCGGCCAGCCGAGGCGTCCGCCGGCGGTGACGACGAGTCCTGGGACGCGGGTGCGCTCACCTCGCTCGACGTACCGATCCTCCAGGCCCTGTGTCTCACCGGATCGCGCGCCGACTGGGAGGAGAACGACGAGGGCGTGTCCCCGCTGGACGCGGCCAGTCAGATCGCGGTGCCCGAGTTCGACGGGCGGTTGATCACCGTGCCGTTCTCCTTCAAGGAGATCGACGCCGATGGGCTGCCGGCCTATGTCGCCGACCCGGAACGCGCCGCCAGGGTGGCGGGGATCGCCGTGCGGCACGCCAGGCTGCGCCGCATACCCGCCGCGGACAAGCGCCTTGCGCTGGTCCTGTCCGCCTATCCCACCAAGCACTCGCGCATCGGCAACGCGGTCGGGCTCGACACCCCCGCGAGTGCGGTCGCGCTGCTGCGGCGACTGCGCACCGAAGGCTACGACTTCGGCACCGAGGACGTGCCCGGGCTGGCGTCCGGCGACGGTGACGAGCTGATCCGGGCCCTGATCAACGCGGGCGGGCACGACCGGGAGTGGCTCACCGAGGAGCAGTTGGCCCGCAACCCGGTCCGCATCCCCGCGGCGGACTACCGGCGCTGGTACGCCACCCTCCCCGAGGAGCTGCGCACCGCCGTGGAGGAGCACTGGGGGCCGCCGCCCGGTGAGATGTTCGTGGACCGGTCGCGCAATCCGGAGGGCGACATCGTCCTCGCCGCCCTGCGGCACGGCAATCTGCTGGTCGTCATCCAGCCGCCGCGCGGCTTCGGCGAGAACCCGATCGCGATCTACCACGATCCCGATCTGCCGCCATCGCACCACTATCTGGCCGCCTACCGCTGGATCGCCACCTCCGACGCCGAGGGCGGCTTCGGCGCCGATGCGATGATCCACCTCGGCAAGCACGGCAATCTGGAGTGGCTGCCCGGCAAGAACGCCGGACTGTCCGCGGCCTGTGGACCCGATGCCGCGCTCGGCGATCTGCCGCTGATCTACCCGTTCCTGGTCAACGACCCCGGTGAGGGCACACAGGCCAAGCGCCGGGTGCACGCCACCCTGATCGACCACCTCGTACCGCCGATGGCCCGTGCCGACTCCTACGGTGACATCGCCCGCCTTGAGCAGCTGTTGGACGAGTACGCGCAGATCTCGTCCATGGACCCGGCGAAGCTGCCGGCGATCCGCGCCCAGATCTGGACGCTGATCCAGGCTGCGAAGCTCGACCACGACCTCGGACTCGCCGACCGACCCGACGACGACGGCTTCGACGACTTCCTCCTCCACGTCGACGGCTGGCTGTGCGAGGTCAAGGACGCCCAGATCCGCGACGGGCTCCACGTCCTGGGTCAGGCACCGGCCGGTGCGGACCGGGTCAACCTGGTGCTGGCGATCCTGCGCGCCCGCCAGATCTGGGGCGGTACGACCGCACTGCCCGGGCTGCGGGAGGCGCTGGGGCTCGATGAGTCGGCGGCGACCCGCACCACCGCCGACGAGGCCGAGGCGAAGGCCCGCGCCCTGGTGCAGGCGATGGACGACGCGGGTTGGGATCTCGCGGCCGTACCCGCCGAGCACGGTCAGCAGGTCGCCGACATCCTGCGGTTCGCGGCCGTCGAGGTCGTGCCCAGGCTCGCGGCGACCACCGACGAGATCGATCACACCGTCCGTGCCCTGAACGGCCGTTTCGTGCCCGCGGGGCCGTCGGGTTCGCCGCTGCGCGGACTGGTCAACGTGCTGCCGACCGGTCGCAACTTCTACTCCGTCGACCCGAAGGCGGTGCCGTCCCGGCTGGCCTGGGAGACCGGGCAGGCGCTCGCCGACTCACTGCTCAACCGCTACCGCACCGACAACGGCGACTGGCCGACATCGGTGGGACTGTCCCTGTGGGGCACCAGTGCGATGCGCACCGCGGGCGACGACATCGCCGAGGCGATGGCGCTGCTGGGTGTCCGCCCCGTCTGGGACGACGCATCGCGGCGGGTCACCGGACTGGAGGCGATCCCGCTCGCCGAACTGGGCCGGCCGCGCATCGATGTGACCCTGCGCATCTCGGGCTTCTTCCGGGACGCCTTCCCGCATGTGATCGGGCTGCTCGACGACGCCGTACGACTCGCGGCCTCGCTGGAGGAGAGCGCGGACGACAACTTCGTCCGGGCACACACCCAGGCCGACCTCGCCGAGCACGGCGACGAACGCCGCGCCACGACCAGGATCTTCGGCTCCAGGCCGGGGACGTACGGGGCGGGCCTGCTCCAGCTCATCGACTCGCGCGACTGGCGTACGGACGCCGATCTCGCGGAGGTCTACACGGTGTGGGGCGGCTATGCGTACGGCCGTGAGCTGGACGGGCGTCCGGCGCGCGCCGAGATGGAGACGGCGTACAAGCGGATCGAGGTCGCCGCGAAGAACACCGACACGCGGGAGCACGACATCGCGGACTCGGACGACTACTTCCAGTACCACGGCGGCATGGTGGCGACCGTGCGCGCACTGCGGGGCACCGCCCCGGAGGCGTACATCGGTGACTCGACCCGTCCGGAGACCGTCCGCACCCGCACCTTGGTGGAGGAGACGTCACGTGTCTTCCGGGCGCGCGTGGTCAATCCGAAGTGGATCGAGGCGATGCGACGCCACGGCTACAAGGGGGCGTTCGAACTGGCGGCGACCGTCGACTACCTCTTCGGGTACGACGCGACGACGGGCGTGATCGCGGACTGGATGTACGACAAGTTGACCGAGACGTATGTCCTGGACGCGCAGAACCAGGAGTTCCTGCGGCAGGCGAACCCGTGGGCGCTGCACGGCATCGCGGAGCGTCTGTTGGAGGCGGAGTCGCGGGGCATGTGGGAGAAGCCGGACCCGGCCGTCCTGGCCGCCCTGCGGGAGGTGTTCCTCTCCACCGAGGGCACCTTGGAGGACGAGGCGGAGGCGGCGGGCGGCGACGCCTGAGCCGACACCGGCCCGGACGGCCCCTCGGTGGGGCCGTCCGGACCCGTCGACCGGTGGTGGACGGCTACTGCTCGTTCCGCCAGCGCGGTCGTCGGGCGTTGGTGATCGTCCGCAGCACCCATTCGACCGGTCCGTACGCATGGCGGCCCATCCACCAGCGGCTCACCACCAGTTGTGCGGCGAACAGGGAGAGGGCGATCAACACCGCCGTGGCCGGGCCCACCCGTCCGACGAGGGCGAAGCCGAAGCCCGTGAACAGCACGGCCAGGACGAGCGACTGGCTGAGGTAGTTCGTCAGTGCCATCCGCCCGGCAGGTGCCAGCGCCCGACCGATGCGGGCACCGCGGGCGGTCGCGACCAGTTGCAGCACGGTCGCCGCGTACGCGGCGGTCAGCAGCGGAGCGGTCAGCAGATCGACGGCGACCGCGAACGACAGGAAGTCCATCCCCTGGGTCCCCTGTGATGCCCAGGCGTAGAAGACGGCACCGGCCAGACCCACCGGGAAGCCGATCCACTGGAGCCGCCGCAGCAAAGTGCGG
Coding sequences within:
- a CDS encoding DUF397 domain-containing protein, producing MTTEPSNWIKSSYSGSGGTCIEWAPKDVNVTGIVPVRDSKRPNGPVLMVSASAFAGLVTLARSANL
- a CDS encoding cobalt-precorrin-6A reductase, with product MHLLILGGTTEARQLAERLQMSGVAGLRVTSSLAGRVARPRMPVGEVRVGGFGGVEGMVAWVREHGVGGIVDATHPFAENISFNAARAAAITRVPLLALRRPGWTAGEGDRWHSVGSLVEAAEVVPRLGERVFLTTGRMGLAAFAGLERTWFLVRSVDPPEAPGPPRMEVLLDRGPFTLDGEREVLRRHRIDVVVTKDSGGAATAPKLAAAREGGLPVVVVRRPPAPEGVAVVGTSDEAAAWVVQLCAGSGASG
- the cobJ gene encoding precorrin-3B C(17)-methyltransferase yields the protein MTLRAVEVIAAADVVAYHSARHGRSIARSIAAKHIRADQIEERLMYPLTVETTDHPGGYRGALDDFYEEASDRLAAHLDAGRTVAVLAEGDPLFYGSYQHMHKRLAHRYPTEVIPGVTSVSAAAARLGEPLVEADEVLTILPGTLPEEELAARLAATDSAVVMKLGRTFTKVRNALERTDRLHEARYVERATMPDERTALLADVAADSVPYFSVAVLPSRIGAMPNAPVRTATTGEVMVVGTGPAGPLWLTPETRGALAAADDLVGYTTYLDRVPERPGQQRHGSDNRVEAERAEFALQLAARGRRVAVVSGGDPGVFAMATAVLEVASQPEYADVPVRVLPGVTAANAAAARAGAPLGHDYATISLSDRLKPWEVIAERLRAAAAADLVLALYNPGSRSRTWQVGKARDLLLEHRSPQTPVVLGRDIGGPEESVRIVRLGELDPAEVDMRTVLLVGSSQTQAVRRGNGTEIVWTPRRYPEAPEPAQS
- a CDS encoding precorrin-8X methylmutase; translated protein: MYEYEKDGPAIYRQSFATIRAEADLTGLPADVSQVAVRMIHACGMVDLVRDLSYTPQVVAQAREALRAGAPILCDVAMVASGVTRKRLPADNEVICTLSDPTVPALAADLGTTRSAAALELWRERMEGAVVAVGNAPTALFRLLEMIEEGAPRPAAIIGVPVGFVGAAESKDALADHPSGLEHLVIRGRRGGSAMAAAALNAIASEEE
- a CDS encoding cobalamin biosynthesis protein CobG, encoding MLADMPTSPRPAQAGATGTTPSGVRGDACPGSLRLHRADDGALARIRIPGGVLRPAQAEALLTAARRLGDGELHLTSRGNVQLRGLGEQCGGELAQLLGNAGLLPSATHERVRNVVASPLAGLDGLDGSGSGPGVRGWLRALDELLCASARAAALSGRFLFALDDGRGDVDALRADVTLLAAGTSGRTARDHDGGAGLRIGDSDDVLLLSRSDDAPRAALLCAETFLDAADLTPEAKVWRVRDLPDTGARLREGTLARLAKAGIPLTGIRRHPRRETATPPPYGIVTPPDPRPTPTPPVPPTPPSVSFPSLPSLPSLLCIPRGPSGPAEAIRPSAPAATSPAALSIGAPLGRLTGPQWERLTSTARKTPDGELRLTPWRGVIVTGMPGDQAGSALDELAATGLITTADSPWNGVGACIGMPGCAKSSADVRAMAEAVVSWELPSTAGRFTQLPVYWSGCERRCGRPPGDRVDALATPDGSFRVTRVCGDPPPVAHGTTVPTDTSAAALAHTVAHARRPR
- the cobN gene encoding cobaltochelatase subunit CobN translates to MPHAPKTPSTDGPASPPNPPGDAPDIVLLSTSDTDLLSARAAGGPVGFRYANPSRTALDDLPALLEGAGLVVVRLLGGVRAWEDGLDRIRASGLPLVVLTGEQAPDAQLMAASTVPIGIAAEAHAYLAHGGPANLEQLARFLSDTVLLTGHGFDPPAPAPSWGRLERTSAAGDGPTIAVLYYRAHHMSGNTAFVDTLCGAIEAAGGRALPLYVASLRAPEPELIEELRAAETIVTTVLAAGGTRPAEASAGGDDESWDAGALTSLDVPILQALCLTGSRADWEENDEGVSPLDAASQIAVPEFDGRLITVPFSFKEIDADGLPAYVADPERAARVAGIAVRHARLRRIPAADKRLALVLSAYPTKHSRIGNAVGLDTPASAVALLRRLRTEGYDFGTEDVPGLASGDGDELIRALINAGGHDREWLTEEQLARNPVRIPAADYRRWYATLPEELRTAVEEHWGPPPGEMFVDRSRNPEGDIVLAALRHGNLLVVIQPPRGFGENPIAIYHDPDLPPSHHYLAAYRWIATSDAEGGFGADAMIHLGKHGNLEWLPGKNAGLSAACGPDAALGDLPLIYPFLVNDPGEGTQAKRRVHATLIDHLVPPMARADSYGDIARLEQLLDEYAQISSMDPAKLPAIRAQIWTLIQAAKLDHDLGLADRPDDDGFDDFLLHVDGWLCEVKDAQIRDGLHVLGQAPAGADRVNLVLAILRARQIWGGTTALPGLREALGLDESAATRTTADEAEAKARALVQAMDDAGWDLAAVPAEHGQQVADILRFAAVEVVPRLAATTDEIDHTVRALNGRFVPAGPSGSPLRGLVNVLPTGRNFYSVDPKAVPSRLAWETGQALADSLLNRYRTDNGDWPTSVGLSLWGTSAMRTAGDDIAEAMALLGVRPVWDDASRRVTGLEAIPLAELGRPRIDVTLRISGFFRDAFPHVIGLLDDAVRLAASLEESADDNFVRAHTQADLAEHGDERRATTRIFGSRPGTYGAGLLQLIDSRDWRTDADLAEVYTVWGGYAYGRELDGRPARAEMETAYKRIEVAAKNTDTREHDIADSDDYFQYHGGMVATVRALRGTAPEAYIGDSTRPETVRTRTLVEETSRVFRARVVNPKWIEAMRRHGYKGAFELAATVDYLFGYDATTGVIADWMYDKLTETYVLDAQNQEFLRQANPWALHGIAERLLEAESRGMWEKPDPAVLAALREVFLSTEGTLEDEAEAAGGDA